One region of Mangifera indica cultivar Alphonso chromosome 3, CATAS_Mindica_2.1, whole genome shotgun sequence genomic DNA includes:
- the LOC123212587 gene encoding magnesium transporter MRS2-2-like isoform X1 — protein MGPQGYVVPADPQAVVAAKKKTPSSRSWILLECTGKSTVLDVDKYAIMQRVQIHARDLRILDPLLSYPSTILGREKAIVLNLEHIKAIITSDEVLLRDPLDEHVIPVVAELKRRLPRVNAIREAQEDGKEEAGGHNEIEAVEQDESPFEFRALEVALEAICSFLAARTTELEAAAYPALDELTSKISSRNLDRVRKLKSAMTRLTVRVQKVRDELEQLLDDDDDMADLYLSRKSAGPSSPASGSGPANWFPASPTIGSKISRASRASIATIRGDENDVEELEMILEAYFMQIDTTLNKLTTLREYIDDTEDYINIQLDNHRNQLIQLELFLSSGTVSLTIFSLVTGIFGMNIPYNWNTNHGYMFKWVVSVTGLLCTMLFVAIMSYARYKGLVGS, from the exons ATGGGACCACAGGGGTACGTTGTGCCGGCGGACCCACAGGCGGTTGTTGCGGCGAAGAAGAAAACGCCGTCGTCTCGGAGTTGGATTCTTCTGGAATGTACGGGGAAGAGCACCGTTTTGGATGTCGACAAGTACGCTATCATGCAACGCGTCCAAATTCACGCGCGTGATCTTCGCATTCTTGATCCTTTGCTCTCTTATCCCTCCACTATTCTCGGTCGTGAAAAGGCCATTGTCTTGAATTTGGAG CATATCAAAGCAATTATCACCTCTGACGAG gTATTGCTTCGAGATCCTTTGGATGAACACGTTATTCCAGTTGTGGCGGAGCTCAAAAGGCGACTTCCACGTGTGAATGCCATTCGTGAAGCGCAGGAAGATGGGAAAGAAGAAGCTGGAGGGCATAACGAAATTGAAGCGGTTGAACAAGATG AGTCTCCGTTTGAATTTCGAGCCCTGGAGGTAGCTTTGGAAGCTATTTGTAGTTTTCTAGCTGCCCGTACCACGGAATTAGAGGCTGCTGCTTATCCTGCTTTGGATGAACTTACATCCAAG ATCAGTAGCCGTAATTTAGATAGGGTCCGTAAATTGAAGAGTGCAATGACTAGGTTGACTGTCCGTGTTCAAAAG GTGAGAGATGAACTTGAACAACTACTAGATGATGACGATGATATGGCTGACCTTTACTTGTCAAGAAAGTCGGCTGGTCCATCTTCACCTGCTAGTGGTTCAGGTCCTGCGAATTGGTTTCCTGCATCCCCTACCATAGGTTCAAAGATTTCAAGAGCAAGTAGAGCAAGTATAGCTACAATTCGTGGAGATGAGAATGATGTTGAGGAGCTTGAAATGATACTAGAG GCTTACTTTATGCAAATTGATACCACGTTGAACAAATTAACTACG ctGCGAGAATATATTGATGATACTGAGGATTATATCAATATTCAG CTGGATAACCATCGTAATCAGCTGATTCAG TTAGAGCTCTTTCTAAGTTCAGGAACTGTCTCTTTAACCATCTTCTCATTGGTAACTGGAATATTTGGTATGAATATCCCATATAATTGGAATACTAACCATGGATACATGTTTAAATGG GTGGTCAGTGTGACAGGACTATTATGTACTATGCTGTTTGTAGCCATTATGTCGTATGCTCGTTACAAGGGTTTGGTTGGATCTTGA
- the LOC123212587 gene encoding magnesium transporter MRS2-2-like isoform X2: MGPQGYVVPADPQAVVAAKKKTPSSRSWILLECTGKSTVLDVDKYAIMQRVQIHARDLRILDPLLSYPSTILGREKAIVLNLEHIKAIITSDEVLLRDPLDEHVIPVVAELKRRLPRVNAIREAQEDGKEEAGGHNEIEAVEQDESPFEFRALEVALEAICSFLAARTTELEAAAYPALDELTSKISSRNLDRVRKLKSAMTRLTVRVQKVRDELEQLLDDDDDMADLYLSRKSAGPSSPASGSGPANWFPASPTIGSKISRASRASIATIRGDENDVEELEMILEAYFMQIDTTLNKLTTLKSAEYFVNFSSL, encoded by the exons ATGGGACCACAGGGGTACGTTGTGCCGGCGGACCCACAGGCGGTTGTTGCGGCGAAGAAGAAAACGCCGTCGTCTCGGAGTTGGATTCTTCTGGAATGTACGGGGAAGAGCACCGTTTTGGATGTCGACAAGTACGCTATCATGCAACGCGTCCAAATTCACGCGCGTGATCTTCGCATTCTTGATCCTTTGCTCTCTTATCCCTCCACTATTCTCGGTCGTGAAAAGGCCATTGTCTTGAATTTGGAG CATATCAAAGCAATTATCACCTCTGACGAG gTATTGCTTCGAGATCCTTTGGATGAACACGTTATTCCAGTTGTGGCGGAGCTCAAAAGGCGACTTCCACGTGTGAATGCCATTCGTGAAGCGCAGGAAGATGGGAAAGAAGAAGCTGGAGGGCATAACGAAATTGAAGCGGTTGAACAAGATG AGTCTCCGTTTGAATTTCGAGCCCTGGAGGTAGCTTTGGAAGCTATTTGTAGTTTTCTAGCTGCCCGTACCACGGAATTAGAGGCTGCTGCTTATCCTGCTTTGGATGAACTTACATCCAAG ATCAGTAGCCGTAATTTAGATAGGGTCCGTAAATTGAAGAGTGCAATGACTAGGTTGACTGTCCGTGTTCAAAAG GTGAGAGATGAACTTGAACAACTACTAGATGATGACGATGATATGGCTGACCTTTACTTGTCAAGAAAGTCGGCTGGTCCATCTTCACCTGCTAGTGGTTCAGGTCCTGCGAATTGGTTTCCTGCATCCCCTACCATAGGTTCAAAGATTTCAAGAGCAAGTAGAGCAAGTATAGCTACAATTCGTGGAGATGAGAATGATGTTGAGGAGCTTGAAATGATACTAGAG GCTTACTTTATGCAAATTGATACCACGTTGAACAAATTAACTACG TTGAAAAGTGCAGAATATTTCGTGAACTTTTCAAGCCTGTAG